TCTCCTTACATAATCTTGTACACTATAATTGGTTTATTCTTCGTAACATCATAATATCTATAATTTAATCACTCTTTATTTTATCATTTGCGAGTACTATATTTTGTTACCAAGTATATCTACAGTTATTGCATCTATAACTTTTAAAGGGTACAAAATCAACACTGCCTACTAATCCCGTTGTCACCATATCAGGGTCTACAAATCTTCGTAATTTCTTAATATTTATACTTCCGCATCTTGGGCAATGGGGCTTCGGCGGACTTTTGGGCATTCTAGCCTGATTATATTCCTGCCACCTTCTTAATGCCTCATTATAATCGGATGGTATCTCATTATTATGAAACCTTAATACACTCTCAAATGTATTTGCACTCACTATATCCATCCCGTGTTCCTCATTCATTATCAAGGTGATGTTCCGTTCGGATTTACCGTCCAGTACTTCCTGTACATCTGACAGATTATGTACTACTCCGTCTATCTTACAGTAATATTTATTTTTTCCCATTTCCTATCCTTTTACAACACTTTATTTACGTTAGGGTATACGTGTTCCTTGCTCATTATCAGCGTAATATTTCGCTCTATCGTACCGTCTAATACATCATTTTTAATTGGCAAGTTGTGTACTATTCTGTCTTTCGTACAATGATTTTGGTTGTCATTCACTTATTCTACTCCTGACTGTATAGGGAAGAGGTTAGCACTTAAACATATTTTTCATCCATGTCTTACGGCATTGCTGACAAGTATAATATGGCACATACAGATTGCTTTCTGGTCCTACATACATTTGCCTCTCTTTTAGATCAGTACTTCCGCATCTTGGGCAACGAGGCTTCGGTGGGCTTTTTGGTAAACTGGCTTGATTATATTCCTGCCACCTCCTTAATGCCTCATTATAATCGGATGGTATCTCATTATTATGAAACCTTAATACGCTCTCAAATGTATTTGCACTCACTATATCCATCCCGTGTTCTTCATACATTATCAAGACGATATTCCGTTCAGATTTACCGTCCAGTACTTCCTGTACATCTGACAGGTTATGTATTACTCCGTCTATCTTACAGTAATATTTATTTTTTCCCATTTAATCTTACCTTCTAAATATATTTTCTTGTTTTTTTATTTTTGTTCCGTATGCGGAAAGATAAAACAAAATAATATAGCATCGGATTATAATTAGCAAAGGGCAGTAGTAAATGATATTACTTTCTTAGGTAAAGAGCATTTAATAACTAACCTTCAAATCTACAGCTTACACATTAATTAATCTACAAACCACTATCCGAAATGTGCATCCAATATAACTTACAGATAGTATACTATTACAAAAACTCAACAGCAGAAATGTAAATTTTCATCTGGGTCTTCCGAACGTATTCATACAACTATAACAAATATAATACTCTTCAAATAAATTAGTACCTACGAGTCCTTGCCTTCGTCTTATATCTGTACTCCCACACCTGGGACAACGGGGCAACCTTGCTTCGGCTTCTTGTTTTTCCTGTTCTTCTCTTTTTTTTAGTTCATTCTGATCAAAGGTATTAGGAAACTGCTCCTTCAAAAACAATTCATATGGATTACCACCTTTTATTTGAATCATCTCTTCAAGTATCTTGGTGTCTCCACTTTGAATCATTTTTTCTAATTCAAACATACCAATGCTCAAATTTTCCATAATCTTTTCTGGCACACCTTTTAGGGTATCATTATACTTATTTGCAAACTCTTGGACACTATACTTTGTTTGAACCATTGGAATACCACAAAATTCGCA
This is a stretch of genomic DNA from [Clostridium] hylemonae DSM 15053. It encodes these proteins:
- a CDS encoding zinc ribbon domain-containing protein encodes the protein MPDIICPDCQRKIRSYEIECPQCGFLLQKYLQDNGINDLNKKILCPRCGKEGELSGALEVKCEFCGIPMVQTKYSVQEFANKYNDTLKGVPEKIMENLSIGMFELEKMIQSGDTKILEEMIQIKGGNPYELFLKEQFPNTFDQNELKKREEQEKQEAEARLPRCPRCGSTDIRRRQGLVGTNLFEEYYICYSCMNTFGRPR